In the genome of Limanda limanda chromosome 15, fLimLim1.1, whole genome shotgun sequence, one region contains:
- the trmt2b gene encoding LOW QUALITY PROTEIN: tRNA (uracil-5-)-methyltransferase homolog B (The sequence of the model RefSeq protein was modified relative to this genomic sequence to represent the inferred CDS: inserted 1 base in 1 codon) — protein MVLAASRSRSVLFLKCNIVCSPRTPCLWFSTDDSVLAEQRKPQSKPQQRRSQKGPPCSWEERLADVVTPLWRLSYDEQLELKQNHQLRILSQLSGHQSQSFSPARGRLSFPVLSILPSPVRDGYRNKSTFSVNRGLDGNPKTVGFYVGTGRQGNIVCVNXDHLLNMPEKHKQVARCYQDFIRLSPLEPCLQFHTGGHWREVTVRTNTEGRTMAIVYFHPQSLTQEEVAVHKADLVGHFTQGPGSVCQLDSLFFQESSMTRCTHEESPYQLLHGQPHLYEELLGFKFRISADAFFQVNQAAAQVLYGTVRDLCVPNTEEGRERRTLGGNLLDVCCGTGAIGITISPRVDNVIGIELIEQAVEDARHNAAFNNVLNCEFIPGKAEVVLPGLMSRLSSTGGGLTAVVNPARAGLHPRVVRALRNQPSIRRLVYVSCKPQGEAMRNFRELCCEPDPQKKLTGDSFSPTLAVPVDMFPHTPHCELVLLFER, from the exons ATGGTGCTGGCAGCTTCACGCAGCAGGTCAGTCCTTTTTCTCAAATGCAACATTGTGTGTTCACCCAGGACTCCATGTTTGTGGTTTTCAACTGATGACAGTGTTTTAGCTGAGCAGAGGAAACCACAGTCAAAGCCCCAGCAGAGAAGAAGTCAGAAGGGACCTCCCTGTTCGTGGGAGGAGAGGCTGGCGGATGTGGTCACCCCTCTGTGGAGGCTCAGCTACGATGAGCAACTTGAGCTGAAGCAAAACCACCAGCTGAGGATCCTGTCCCAGCTCTCCGGGCATCAATCACAGTCCTTCTCCCCGGCGAGAGGTAGACTCAGCTTCCCCGTCCTGTCCATCCTGCCCTCCCCAGTGAGGGACGGCTACCGCAACAAGTCCACCTTTTCTGTCAACAGAGGACTGGATGGAAACCCAAAGACGGTGGGCTTCTACGTGGGCACAGGCCGGCAGGGGAACATCGTCTGCGTCA GGGACCACCTGCTCAACATGCCGGAGAAGCACAAACAAGTGGCCAGATGCTACCAGGACTTCATCCGCCTGTCCCCATTAGAGCCCTGCCTGCAGTTCCACACCGGGGGTCACTGGAGAGAGGTCACCGTGAGGACCAACACGGAGGGCCGCACCATGGCTATAGTCTACTTCCATCCGCAGAGTCTCACTCAAGAGGAGGTGGCGGTCCATAAGGCTGACCTGGTGGGTCACTTTACGCAGGGTCCTGGATCTGTGTGTCAGCTGGACTCACTGTTCTTCCAGGAGAGTAGCATGACTCGCTGCACTCATGAGGAATCGCCCTACCAGCTGCTGCATGGTCAGCCACACTTATACGAGGAG TTGCTGGGATTCAAGTTCCGCATCTCTGCTGACGCCTTTTTCCAAGTGAACCAGGCGGCTGCTCAGGTGCTCTATGGGACAGTGAGAGACCTGTGTGTCCCAAACACAGAGGAAGGCAGAGAAAGAAGGACACTTGGTGGTAATCTTTTAGACGTGTGCTGTGGGACAGGTGCTATTGGCATTACCATATCACCCAGAGTGGACAACGTTATTGGTATAGAGCTCATAGAGCAGGCAGTGGAAGATGCAAGACACAACGCAGCTTTCAATAACGTCCTGAACTGTGAGTTTATTCCTGGTAAGGCCGAGGTGGTGCTTCCTGGACTCATGTCACGGCTGAGCTCCACAGGTGGAGGCCTCACAGCTGTGGTAAACCCTGCTCGGGCTGGCCTGCACCCCAGAGTGGTCCGAGCGTTACGAAACCAGCCTTCTATTCGCCGTCTGGTCTACGTCTCCTGTAAACCACAAGGAGAGGCTATGAGGAACTTCAGGGAGCTGTGCTGTGAACCCGACCCGCAGAAGAAACTCACAGGAGACTCGTTCTCTCCTACTCTGGCTGTGCCTGTGGACATGTTCCCACACACTCCTCACTGTGAACTGGTGCTCCTTTTTGAACGCTAG
- the LOC133020215 gene encoding DNA damage-inducible transcript 4 protein-like, whose product MSFSCDQSLDGSFPPSPAEDRGAQRLSWGSLLHRLAELKGANQQVPAEQGCRSESGSLADMSLSESDSSLFSDPLEEALATDVRATITQSLNNASHILGCSKLILPDCLLHSISQELLHLATCEPCGLRGALIDLCVDRGDQGSLCTVDQIAVDATLVPTFHVTLVLRPESSGLWPRVQKLFKGSRSQQASGTPLGPRSTLRLSRQFRAIKRKLYSSGELLIEECC is encoded by the exons atGTCTTTTTCTTGCGACCAGTCCCTGGACGGCAgcttccctccctccccggCAGAGGACAGGGGCGCACAGCGGCTGTCCTGGGGCAGCCTGCTGCACAGGCTGGCCGAGCTGAAGGGGGCCAACCAGCAGGTCCCAGCAGAGCAGGGCTGCAGGAGCGAGTCCG GATCTTTAGCAGACATGTCTCTCTCAGAGTCTGACAGCAGCCTCTTCTCTGACCCCCTGGAGGAGGCCCTAGCCACAGATGTCCGTGCAACTATCACACAAAGCCTCAACAATGCCTCCCACATCCTGGGCTGCTCCAAACTCATCCTACCCGACTGTCTCTTGCACAGCATCAGCCAGGAGCTGCTCCACCTGGCCACATGCGAGCCCTGCGGCCTCAGGGGAGCGCTCATCGACCTGTGCGTGGACAGGGGGGACCAGGGCTCCTTGTGCACTGTGGACCAAATAGCAGTAGATGCTACCCTGGTCCCAACCTTCCACGTGACCCTCGTGCTCAGACCCGAGTCCAGCGGGTTGTGGCCGAGGGTTCAGAAGCTCTTCAAGGGGAGCAGGTCCCAGCAGGCGTCTGGGACGCCTCTGGGGCCCCGGAGCACTCTGAGGCTGAGCAGGCAATTCAGGGCCATCAAGAGGAAACTGTATAGTTCAGGGGAGCTGCTGATTGAAGAGTGCTGCTGA
- the dnajb12a gene encoding dnaJ homolog subfamily B member 12a — translation MDSNKDEADRCIKIALNAIGNNQPDKARKFLDKAQRLFPTDRAKNLLESLEQNGKPPEENGGPVNGDGPAMRHRGPAEQPAGSAPGATDSAKPFTAEQLEAVRKIKSCKDYYQTLGVEKTASEEDLKKAYRKLALKFHPDKNHAPGATEAFKAIGNAYAVLSNTDKRKQYDQYGEERSHPTRQRHQRDFEADISPEDLFNMFFGGGFPSSNVHVYRNGRMHFAQHNRQERRGEQQRDGGLALFVQLMPILILIIVSALSQMMVTQPPYSLSYRPSAGHIHKRHTSHLKVPFYVGDRFNEEYSGNNMKNLERSVEDDYISNLRNNCWKEKQQKEGLLYRARYFGDSELYQRAQRMGTPSCSRLSDIQVLLDG, via the exons ATGGACTCAAACAAGGACGAAGCCGATCGGTGCATCAAAATAGCCCTGAACGCGATCGGCAACAACCAGCCAGACAAAGCCAGGAAGTTCCTGGACAAGGCGCAGCGCCTGTTTCCCACGGATCGAGCCAAAA ACTTGTTGGAGTCGTTAGAGCAGAACGGGAAGCCTCCGGAGGAGAACGGCGGCCCTGTGAACGGAGACGGACCCGCTATGAGGCACCGCGGCCCCGCAGAGCAGCCGGCCGGGTCCGCACCGGGGGCCACGGACTCGGCCAAGCCCTTCACTGCCGAGCAGCTCGAAGCTGTCAGAAA AATTAAGAGCTGTAAAGATTATTACCAAACTCTGGGAGTTGAAAAGACGGCCTCTGAAGAGGATCTTAAAAAGGCTTACAGGAAGCTGGCCTTGAAATTTCACCCAGACAAAAATCATGCACCTGGAGCCACAGAGGCATTTAAAG cTATTGGTAATGCCTACGCCGTACTAAGCAACACTGATAAACGAAAGCAATATGACCAGTATGGAGAGGAACGATCACATCCAACCAGACAGAGACACCAGCGTGATTTTGAAGCAGACATTTCACCCGAGGACCTCTTCAACATGTTCTTCGGTGGAGGCTTCCCGTCAA gTAACGTACACGTTTACAGAAACGGAAGAATGCATTttgcacaacacaacagacaagAAAGACGAGGAGAACAACAGAGAGAT GGAGGACTGGCTCTCTTTGTCCAGCTGATGCCTATCTTAATCCTTATCATTGTTTCTGCTCTCAGCCAGATGATGGTTACCCAGCCCCCTTACAGCCTTAGCTACCGCCC ATCAGCTGGACACATTCACAAAAGGCATACATCCCACCTGAAGGTGCCTTTTTACGTGGGAGATCGTTTCAATGAAGAATATTCTGGGAATAACATGAAGAATTTGGAGAGAAGTGTAGAAGATGACTATATCTCCAACCTTAGAAACAACTGTTGGAAGGAAAAGCAGCAGA AGGAAGGCTTACTGTACCGTGCTCGTTACTTTGGGGATTCAGAATTGTACCAAAGGGCACAGAGAATGGGGACGCCCAGCTGTTCCAGACTATCAGACATTCAGGTCCTATTGGATGGCTAG